One region of Zootoca vivipara chromosome 7, rZooViv1.1, whole genome shotgun sequence genomic DNA includes:
- the LOC118088605 gene encoding glutathione S-transferase Mu 1, translating to MGVTLGYWDIRGLAHAIRLLLEYTGTAFEDKQYAPGDAPDFDASQWTNAKETLGLDFPNLPYLIDGETKITQSNAIMRYIARKHKMSGESEEEMIRIDMLENHIMDLRMAFAKVCYSPDFEKLKPEYLEQIPGKLKLLSQFLGDRKWFAGKKITYVDFLAYDILDQHWMFEPKYFDQFPNLKDFLDRFEALEKISAYMKSGRFMKTPIFWRLAKWSYEKV from the exons ATGGGGGTGACGCTGGGCTACTGGGATATCCGTGGG CTTGCCCATGCAATCCGGCTTCTTCTGGAATACACAGGGACCGCATTTGAGGACAAACAATATGCACCTGGAGATG CTCCTGATTTTGACGCAAGTCAGTGGACTAATGCGAAGGAGACGCTGGGCTTGGACTTCCCAAAT CTCCCTTATCTAATTGATGGTGAGACGAAGATCACACAAAGCAACGCCATCATGAGATACATTGCTCGCAAGCACAAGATGA GTGGTGAGAGCGAAGAAGAAATGATCAGAATAGATATGCTTGAAAACCACATTATGGATCTGAGAATGGCCTTTGCAAAAGTTTGCTACAGTCCAGATTTT GAAAAACTGAAGCCCGAGTATCTGGAGCAGATACCTGGaaaactgaagctgctctcccaGTTTTTGGGAGACAGGAAGTGGTTTGCAGGAAAGAAG ATCACCTATGTAGACTTTCTTGCATATGACATATTGGATCAACACTGGATGTTTGAGCCAAAGTACTTCGATCAGTTCCCAAATCTGAAGGATTTCCTTGACCGCTTTGAG GCTTTGGAGAAAATTTCTGCCTACATGAAATCTGGCCGTTTCATGAAGACTCCCATCTTTTGGAGACTCGCCAAGTGGAGCTATGAAAAAGTGTAG